A single genomic interval of Ruminococcus sp. NK3A76 harbors:
- a CDS encoding DUF3006 domain-containing protein — MFYSVDRVDDEYVMLCDDDGDTKELRRFHFEGEVKAGDVLRFEQGKFILDEQETAARRQRIQQLENELFEE; from the coding sequence ATGTTTTATTCCGTAGACAGGGTCGATGACGAATATGTCATGCTCTGCGACGACGACGGCGACACAAAGGAACTCAGGCGTTTCCACTTCGAGGGAGAAGTGAAGGCAGGCGACGTGCTGCGCTTTGAGCAGGGGAAGTTTATCCTCGACGAGCAGGAGACTGCCGCACGCAGACAGCGTATACAGCAGCTTGAAAACGAGCTGTTTGAGGAGTAA
- a CDS encoding MurR/RpiR family transcriptional regulator, whose product MENDLFSQLKEKTPKMSKGHKAIAAYILDHYDKAAFMTAQKLGAAVGVSESTVVRFASDLGFDGYPDLQRSLQELMRNRLTAVQRIEVTSDRIGQDDVLERVINLDIDKLRRTLEQTSREAFSSAVQSIIKAKTIYILGTRSAASLASFLNYYLNLIYPQVKLVRSTTTSEMFEQILRIDQNDVMIGISFPRYSKQTVKALRYAHESGAHVIAITDSDKSPIAQFSDDLLCARSDMASFVDSLVAPLSLINALIVAVSVKNKETVSKSFERLEKIWADYDVYEKGEDNSDGTF is encoded by the coding sequence ATGGAAAACGATCTTTTTTCACAGCTGAAAGAAAAAACACCTAAAATGTCAAAGGGCCATAAGGCGATAGCGGCATATATACTCGACCACTACGATAAGGCAGCCTTTATGACGGCGCAGAAGCTGGGCGCTGCTGTCGGCGTGTCAGAGAGCACTGTCGTGAGATTTGCATCAGACTTAGGCTTTGACGGCTACCCCGACCTGCAAAGGAGCCTTCAGGAGCTTATGCGAAACCGCCTGACAGCCGTGCAGCGAATAGAGGTCACATCTGACCGTATCGGTCAGGACGATGTGCTCGAAAGAGTTATAAACTTAGATATCGACAAGCTCCGCCGTACACTTGAACAGACCTCCCGTGAGGCCTTTTCAAGTGCAGTGCAGAGCATAATCAAGGCAAAGACCATATATATCTTAGGAACAAGAAGTGCGGCCTCGCTCGCTTCCTTCCTCAATTATTATTTAAACCTTATCTATCCGCAGGTCAAGCTCGTGCGCTCTACCACAACGAGCGAGATGTTTGAGCAGATACTGCGTATAGACCAGAACGACGTTATGATAGGCATATCATTCCCGAGATACTCAAAGCAGACGGTCAAGGCTTTAAGATATGCCCACGAGAGCGGCGCTCATGTAATAGCCATAACCGACAGCGATAAGTCGCCGATAGCTCAGTTTTCCGACGACCTTCTCTGCGCAAGGAGCGATATGGCTTCCTTCGTCGATTCGCTCGTGGCACCGCTAAGCCTTATAAATGCGCTTATCGTGGCTGTTTCGGTCAAAAATAAGGAGACAGTCTCCAAGAGCTTTGAGCGCTTGGAGAAGATATGGGCAGACTACGATGTCTACGAAAAAGGCGAGGACAACAGTGATGGAACGTTTTGA
- a CDS encoding NAD(P)/FAD-dependent oxidoreductase, with amino-acid sequence MERFDAVIIGGGAAGLMCAVQLAWGGCSALVIEHERVIAKKLRITGKGRCNVTNNCDAKTVLDNTVSNPRFMYSALSRFSPEDTMAFFEMLGVGLKTERGNRVFPVSDNANDIADCLINTARQAGVKIVRENAREIICKDGRAAGVRCDNDSFFGDNIIVATGGKSYPKTGSTGDGYAFAKAAGHSVTEITPSLVPMVTAQKSECAEMMGLSLRNVTLSLCEKGKDKPLFSELGEMLFTHFGISGPLVLSASAHIRDMKNGRFYVLIDLKPALDNEKLDKRILRDFEDSKNRDFSNSLGRLLPAKLIPVIIRRTGIDPAKKINQLTKEEREKLINEIKAFRLDIAALRPIDEAIITRGGVDVKEIDPRSMRSKKTDNLYFIGEVLDIDAYTGGFNLQLAFASAAAAARDISERGQVL; translated from the coding sequence ATGGAACGTTTTGATGCCGTTATCATAGGCGGCGGTGCGGCAGGGCTTATGTGTGCCGTGCAGCTTGCATGGGGCGGGTGCAGTGCTCTTGTCATAGAGCATGAGCGTGTTATAGCCAAAAAGCTGCGCATCACCGGCAAGGGCAGATGCAACGTCACCAATAACTGCGATGCTAAAACAGTGCTTGATAACACTGTCTCAAACCCGAGATTCATGTACTCAGCCCTCAGTAGATTCTCCCCGGAGGATACTATGGCGTTTTTTGAGATGCTGGGTGTCGGGCTCAAAACAGAGCGTGGCAACCGTGTTTTCCCGGTGTCTGATAACGCAAATGATATCGCCGACTGCCTGATAAACACCGCCAGGCAGGCAGGCGTTAAGATAGTAAGAGAGAACGCCCGTGAGATAATCTGTAAAGACGGCCGTGCAGCAGGTGTCAGATGCGATAACGACAGCTTTTTCGGCGATAATATCATCGTCGCTACCGGCGGCAAAAGCTACCCGAAAACAGGCTCGACAGGCGACGGATATGCCTTTGCAAAGGCCGCCGGCCATAGCGTCACTGAGATAACCCCCTCGCTCGTGCCGATGGTCACGGCGCAGAAGTCAGAGTGCGCTGAGATGATGGGGCTTTCGCTGCGAAACGTCACCCTCTCGCTCTGTGAAAAGGGCAAGGACAAGCCGCTGTTTTCCGAGCTCGGCGAGATGCTGTTTACACACTTTGGCATATCAGGCCCCCTCGTGCTGTCAGCCTCGGCGCATATCAGGGATATGAAAAACGGAAGATTCTATGTGCTCATAGACTTAAAGCCGGCACTCGATAATGAAAAGCTCGATAAGCGGATACTCCGTGATTTTGAGGACTCAAAGAACAGAGACTTCTCAAACTCGCTCGGGAGACTGCTGCCTGCAAAGCTGATACCGGTGATAATAAGACGCACGGGCATAGACCCTGCAAAAAAGATAAACCAGCTCACCAAAGAAGAGCGTGAGAAGCTCATAAATGAGATAAAGGCGTTCCGGCTCGATATAGCCGCACTTCGCCCGATAGATGAAGCGATAATAACAAGAGGCGGCGTCGATGTAAAGGAGATAGACCCCAGATCGATGCGCTCGAAAAAGACGGATAACCTCTACTTTATAGGTGAGGTGCTCGATATAGATGCATATACAGGCGGATTCAATCTCCAGCTTGCCTTTGCGAGCGCTGCGGCTGCGGCAAGGGATATTTCTGAAAGGGGACAGGTCTTATGA